ACGAGCAATAACATGTTCTAACTCTCGAACATTACCTGGCCACGAATAAGACAATAATGCTGCCTGGGCTAGAGGTTCCAAACGCAATGCTCGAAGCCCTAAACGAGAACGATTTTGCTCTAAAAAATAACCAGCTAACAATAAAGTATCATTACCACGCTCACGTAATGGCGGGATATGCATGGGATACACGCTTAAACGATGGTACAAATCTGCACGAAAGCGCCCTTCTTTTACTTCATTAGCTAAATCACGATTAGTAGCAGCTACAATACGTACATTTACATGTAACTCTTTATCAGCACCCACTCGCTGCAATTGGCCATTTTGTAATACTCTTAATAACTTAGCTTGTGCAACTAAAGGTAGCTCACCCACTTCATCTAAAAATAAAGTACCATTATTAGCTTGCTCGAATTTACCTGCACGATCACTAATAGCCCCAGAAAAAGCACCTTTCACATGACCAAATAACTCACTTTCAATCAGGTTTTCTGGTAATGCAGCACAATTAACTGCCACTAATGGTTGACGATTTCTAGTAGAGGCTTGATGAATACCATAAGCTACTAACTCCTTACCAACACCAGTTTCCCCCGTAATTAAAACCGTTAAATCACTATTAGCTACTAGCTCTATTTCCTTCTTTAATTTTAAGAAGGGTTCACTTTCACCTATCCACTTATGGATAGGCTGCGTAATAGCTAAACGAAAAGATTCTGCCCGTTCTTGTTCTAACTTAGCTTGTGACCTTAATTCTTCTATACGCTCCCCAACATTAACAGTAGCTACTGTTAGGCTAGCTATTAATTGTAATAGATTAAAATCTACACTATCAAAGCTATTACGTTCCAATGCATCTAAGGTTAATAAGCCCCATAATTTACCATGACAAAATAATACACAGCCCATGCAGTCATGAACTTCTAATTGTTGACTTGTTACTCCATCAATCAGGCCATCATATGGATCAGGTAATGGACTATTCGCTGGAAAGCGCATTGGCTCGGGACAGTCTAATAATATTTTAAAACGCGGATGATCATCAATTGCAAAACGACGACCTAAGGTATCTTTACTAAGTCCATTGACTGCTAAAGGAACAAGATAGTCACCATCTAAACGTAATAATGCTACGGCATCACAAGAGATAAGACGGCGTATAGCCATTAGTAATCGTTGATAACGTTCCACTGTTGGTAATTCTAGTGCTAAGTCATCCACTAAGGTAGTAATACTATTAAGCCAAGATAATGTAGTCATAATTATTCTTTGTAGTTAAATAAACCTACTCAAATAGTATCATAATGACTTATGAAAAATACATCTTATTGATAAATAATATATTCCTAAATGGCACATATCTTGATAGTAGATAACTCCAAAGTAATTAAGTAATAAATAAATGGAGATATCTGATGTTAACCAATGCCCAGCGTAATATTATTAAAGCAACTGTTCCCCTATTAGAAACAGGTGGTGAAACACTAACAAAGCATTTTTATAATATCATGCTGAATGAATATACGGATGTAAGACCACTGTTCAATAAAACTAACCAAATAACAGGTGATCAGCCTCGGGCTTTAGCTCATAGTATTCTTATGTATGCCAAGCATATTGATAATCTTGAGAACCTAGGTAATCTTGTCTCTATAATTACTAACAAACATGCTGCACTACAAGTATTACCTGAACAATATGCTATTGTGGGCACTTGTATATTACGTGCAATTCGTGAGGTATTAGGTACAGAGATTGCGACAGACGAAGTCATTGAAGCATGGCGAGTAGCATATGGACAATTAGCTGATGTATTAATTAAGGTAGAAGAAAATCTTTACCAACAACAAGAAGATGTGACAGGTGGCTGGCGTGGAGAACGTTTATTTAGAGTAGCTAAAAAAGTTCCAGAAAGCAGCGAAGTTGTGTCTTTTTACCTAGAACCTAAAGATGGCAAAGCAATTATTCACCATAAACCGGGGCAATATTTAGGTTTACGTTTTGTACTCTTAGAAGGTGAACAACGTCGCAACTACTCTATTTCTGAAGCAGCAAATGGCAAATATTATAGAATTAGTGTTAAGCGTGAGAATCAAGGTGTTATCTCTAATCACTTGCATGACCATGTTAAAGAAGGTGATATTATCCGTGTTTACCCACCTTTTGGTGACTTCACTTTACAAGAAAGTGATAAACCTTTGGTATTAATTTCTGGTGGTGTTGGTGTTACACCTATTTTATCTATGTTGCAAGCAGCATTAACGACTCAACGCTCTATTTATTTTATTCACGCTGCGCGTAATGCAGAAGTAGATGGTTTTAGAAATTGGATTAGGGAACAACAAAAAACACATAATAACCTACATTGTTTTTATTGTTATGAACAAGATTCTAATAAATTAGCTGATGCAGAAGGTATGATAGATAAATCATTACTAGCAAAATGGTTACCAGCAAATAAAGATATTGATGCTTATTTCTTAGGTCCTAAACCTTTTATGGTTACCATAAAAAAAGCGTTAAAAGAATTGGGTGTACCCGAATCACAAACCCATTATGAGTTTTTTGGGCCAGCCAGTGAATTAGCTTAGATATTATCATCCCTTATAGATAGTCATTATCTATAAGGGATACTTCTCTTATAAAATACTAAATGGATATTGAACGATTAGACGTAATTCATCAATATTGTCACGGCCATATGCATTGTGTCTGCCATTAACAGAATAATCTGTGCCGCCACCAAAATTAGATCGATATTGAGCATGCTGTAAAGTAAAACTCAAGTCCTTAGCTTTACCTTCTTGTATAGTGTAAGCCAATTCAATATCTCGTTCCCAAGACTTGCCTTTACGACGATAATCTTTATTTTCATCAGTAGCATTACTACCCTTTACATAAGCAGCAGCAAAGGTTAAACCTGGAATACCATAATCAGCAAAATCTAAATCATAACGAACTTGCCATGAATGCTGGTTTTCAAAATTAAAATCACTGTATTGCATTGAGTTGGCTACA
This portion of the Entomomonas sp. E2T0 genome encodes:
- the norR gene encoding nitric oxide reductase transcriptional regulator NorR; translation: MTTLSWLNSITTLVDDLALELPTVERYQRLLMAIRRLISCDAVALLRLDGDYLVPLAVNGLSKDTLGRRFAIDDHPRFKILLDCPEPMRFPANSPLPDPYDGLIDGVTSQQLEVHDCMGCVLFCHGKLWGLLTLDALERNSFDSVDFNLLQLIASLTVATVNVGERIEELRSQAKLEQERAESFRLAITQPIHKWIGESEPFLKLKKEIELVANSDLTVLITGETGVGKELVAYGIHQASTRNRQPLVAVNCAALPENLIESELFGHVKGAFSGAISDRAGKFEQANNGTLFLDEVGELPLVAQAKLLRVLQNGQLQRVGADKELHVNVRIVAATNRDLANEVKEGRFRADLYHRLSVYPMHIPPLRERGNDTLLLAGYFLEQNRSRLGLRALRLEPLAQAALLSYSWPGNVRELEHVIARAALRLLSRSVANKQTILSISKQDLQLLDTVYEEIETTPIALSPEAQGKDLRIIQDDFLRNYISERLQVHQNNLSATARELGVNRANLARLLKRLQLRK
- the hmpA gene encoding NO-inducible flavohemoprotein; this encodes MLTNAQRNIIKATVPLLETGGETLTKHFYNIMLNEYTDVRPLFNKTNQITGDQPRALAHSILMYAKHIDNLENLGNLVSIITNKHAALQVLPEQYAIVGTCILRAIREVLGTEIATDEVIEAWRVAYGQLADVLIKVEENLYQQQEDVTGGWRGERLFRVAKKVPESSEVVSFYLEPKDGKAIIHHKPGQYLGLRFVLLEGEQRRNYSISEAANGKYYRISVKRENQGVISNHLHDHVKEGDIIRVYPPFGDFTLQESDKPLVLISGGVGVTPILSMLQAALTTQRSIYFIHAARNAEVDGFRNWIREQQKTHNNLHCFYCYEQDSNKLADAEGMIDKSLLAKWLPANKDIDAYFLGPKPFMVTIKKALKELGVPESQTHYEFFGPASELA